Part of the Mycolicibacterium mengxianglii genome is shown below.
TCGTTGTCGCTCAAGGCGACTCAGGAAGATCCGTGGCGCCACTTCGCCCGTACCCACGCGATCGGCCAGATCGTCCCGGGCAAGGTCACCAAGCTGGTGCCGTTCGGTGCGTTCGTCCGTGTCGAAGAGGGCATCGAGGGTCTGGTGCACATCTCCGAGCTGGCCGAGCGTCACGTCGAGGTGCCGGATCAGGTTGTCGCCGTCGGTGACGACGCGATGGTCAAGGTCATCGACATCGACCTCGAGCGTCGCCGGATCTCGCTGAGCCTCAAGCAGGCCAACGAGGACTACACCGAAGAGTTCGACCCGTCGAAGTACGGCATGGCCGACAGCTACGACGACCAGGGGAACTACATCTTCCCCGAGGGCTTCGACGCCGACACCAACGAGTGGCTCGAAGGCTTCGACAAGCAGCGCAACGAGTGGGAGGCCCGGTACGCCGAGGCCGAGCGTCGCCACAAGATGCACACTGCACAAATGGAGAAGTTCGCCGCGGCCGAGGCGGAGGCCGCCAGCCGGCCCGCGTCGTCCAACGGTTCGTCGTCGTCGTCATCGTCGTCGAGCTCGGGAGAGTCCTCCGGGGGCGGGTCGCTTGCCAGCGATGCGCAGCTCGCAGCTCTGCGGGAGAAGCTCGCCGGCAACGCGTAACAAAGACACTCATTCGCCGAGTGAAGCCGCGCAGCACGTCTTTTCGAGGACGTGCTGCGCGGTTCTTTTTTCACCAACTTCGTCACGTGAGGCTCAACAATGCTGCGAATCGGTCTGACCGGCGGTATCGGTGCCGGCAAGTCCACCGTGTCGGCCACCTTCAGCGAGTGCGGCGGCATCATCGTCGACGGCGACGTCATCGCCCGCGAGGTGGTCGAGCCCGGCACCCCGGGATTGGCGCAGCTGGTGGATGCCTTCGGTGAGGACATCCTGCAGGCCGACGGCGCGCTCAATCGGCCGGCGCTGGCGGCGGTCGCCTTCAGCGACGACGAGAAACGCAAAACCCTCAACAGCATCGTGCATCCTCTGGTCGGGCACCGACGTTCCGAGTTGATAGCGGCCGCCTCAGACGACGCCGTCATCGTCGAGGACATCCCGCTGCTGGTGGAATCCCAGATGGCGCCGATGTTCCCGCTGGTCATCGTTGTGGACGCCGACCAGGAGCTGCGTGTGCGCCGATTGATCGAGTACCGCGGATTCAGCGAGGAGGACGCCCGGGCGCGCATCAAAGCTCAGGCCACCGAGGAGCAACGCCGTGCGGTCGCCGATGTGTGGCTGGACAATTCGGGCACTGCCGGCGCACTGGTCGAGAAGGCGCGTGAGCTCTGGTACCAGCGGATCGTGCCCTTCGCCCACAATGTGCAGCAGCGCGAACCGGCCCAGGTGACGCCGCGGCTGGTGCCCTACGACCCCACGTGGCCCGATCAGGCCAAGCGGGTGCTGGCCCGGCTCAACACTGCGTGCGGACACCGCGCCAGGCGGATCGACCACATCGGCTCGACCGCGGTGCCCGGGCTGGACGCCAAGGACGTGCTCGACATCCAGGTGACCGTTGATTCCCTGGACATCGCCGACGAGTTGAGCGAGGCGCTACTGACGGCGGGATATCCGCGGATCGAGTCGGTCACCGAAGACGTCGCCAAACCCGTTGGCCGCAGCACCGTCGCCGAGTTCGACCACGTGACGGATGAGCGATTCTGGCGCAAGCGAATTCATGCCTCCGCGGATCCCGGACGGCCGACGAATGTGCACATCCGGGTGGACGGCTGGCCCAACCAGCAGTTCGCGCTGCTGTTCACCGACTGGGTGGGCGCCGACCCAGGCGTGCAGGAGGACTATGTGGCGCTGAAGCTGCGGGTCTCCGCGGCCGGTCACCACGACACCGGCGCCTATGCCGACGCCAAGGAGCCGTGGTTCCTCGATGCATACGGCCGGGCGTGGGAGTGGGCGGACACCACCGGTTGGCGTCCGTAAACCACCGTCAGGCTGTAGTGAGACCAGCCGTGGCGAGATCGGCCGTACTGGCTGGCGGTTCGACCGGCGCCGGTGGTTCGACCGGTCCGTCAGACGGCGGCGGCACGGCAGCGGGCACTCCGGACACCGGCGACTCGCACGTCAACGACCCGAAGTCCGGGTCGTCGCGCTGCGGCAGCACTCGCGGTGCCACGAAATCGTCGGCCTGAGCCACCATCACGTCGTCGATCAGGATCTCGCAGTGCAGATTTGCCGAGTACGGCCACTGAATCGACATCCGGATGTTGGCCACCTTCGATTCCGGCAGCACGGTCTGGGCTTCGAAGATCCTGCCCGGCACCATCGTCGGGTTCTCGGTCTGGGTGACGTCGCCCTCAGCGGCCCAGCTGATGGTCGCACCACGCGAGACGCCGTCGATACGCGCGCGGTAGGTGATGTTGTGCAGCACCTCCGGCGCAGGTGCTGGTTGCATTGTCTGGGTATCAGGGGTGGGTTCCGCAGCGGCCACTGGAAGTGTTAGCTGTGCGCACACACCAATGAGTAACGCGGCGGCGGTAACCACGCGTGCCGAGAACTTCATATTCGCTGACACTACGCCTCTATCGCCAAGACAGATTCATCCCGTTACTACCTAACCAAGCATGCAGGTCATGGCTGTGACGTGCCAACCCGTCGACCGCAGCAAAGGCAACGGCAAATGCCTCCTGGGCGGTTTTGTCGGTGATCAGACCCACCTTGTGGGCCTCGAGTAGCTCGTCGACGTCGATGACCGCGGTATGGGCTCCGGCGTGCACCACGAGATCGATGTAGTGGTCGACGGTGCGCCAGATGTCGCCGTCGACGGCGATCCGGACCACGTCGAGGTAAAAGTCCTGTTCGCGTTCGTGCCCGGGGTTCCAGTGAAAGACGGTGGCCCGGAGTCCGAGGCTGGGCAGCAGCCACGACTGGAGGTAGTGGAACTGCGCGCGTCCCGGCGCCGGCCGCGCCATGTAGAGGCCCCACGGTTCGCGCAGGTAGACGTCGACGTCTCGGACGAATCCCTTGGGGTCGGTGTTCGTGTGAGCCGCCAGATCGAAGGTCTCGTGCTTGGGCGCGTGTATACCGGGGAGCCTAGTGTGCGGCGCGTCTCGGTGTCCTGGGGAATCACGCCTGTCGGTGCGGAGTTCTAACCTGTTGATATGGCTTTCGCAACCGAACACCCGGTGCTTGCGCACTCTGAGCATCGCCCTGTCGAAGACATGGTGCGCGCAGGTGGCCGTTTCGAGGTCGTCAGCGAGTATTCGCCTGCCGGTGACCAACCTGCCGCGATCAACGACCTCGAGCGCCGCATCCGCGCAGGGGAGCGCGATGTCGTGCTGCTCGGCGCCACCGGTACCGGTAAGTCCGCGACCACCGCATGGCTCATCGAGCGCCTGCAGCGCCCCACCCTGGTGATGGCACCCAACAAGACACTGGCGGCCCAGCTGGCCAACGAACTCCGGGAGATGCTGCCCCACAACGCGGTGGAGTACTTCGTCTCGTACTACGACTACTACCAACCTGAGGCGTACATCGCGCAGACGGACACCTACATCGAGAAGGACAGCTCGATCAACGACGACGTCGAGCGGTTACGGCACTCGGCCACGTCGAGTCTGTTGTCCCGTCGCGATGTGGTGGTGGTCGCGTCGGTCTCCTGCATCTACGGCCTCGGCACACCCCAGTCCTATCTGGACCGCTCGGTGGAGCTCAAGGTCGGCGACGAGGTGCCGCGCGACGCGCTGTTACGCCTGCTGGTCGACGTGCAGTACACCCGCAATGACATGGCCTTCACCCGGGGCACGTTCCGGGTGCGCGGCGACACGGTCGAGATCATTCCCTCGTATGAGGAATTGGCGGTGCGCATCGAGTATTTCGGCGACGAGATCGAGGCGCTCTACTACATGCACCCGCTCACCGGTGACGTCGTCCGCAAGGTCGACTCTCTGCGGATCTTCCCGGCCACGCACTATGTCGCCGGGCCGGAGCGGATGGCGCAGGCGATTTCCAGCATCGAGAAGGAGCTCGAGGAGCGGCTGGCCGAATTGGAAGGCCAAGGCAAACTCCTCGAGGCGCAGCGCCTTCGGATGCGCACCAATTACGACATCGAGATGATGCGGCAGGTCGGGTTCTGCTCGGGCATCGAGAACTATTCGCGGCATATCGACGGTCGCGGTCCCGGCACCGCACCCGCCACGTTGATCGATTATTTCCCCGAAGACTTCCTGATGGTGATCGACGAGTCGCACGTCACGGTCCCGCAGATCGGCGGCATGTACGAAGGCGATATGTCGCGCAAGCGCAACCTGGTGGACTTCGGGTTCCGGTTGCCGTCGGCGGTGGACAACCGGCCGCTGACGTGGGAGGAGTTCGCAGACCGGATCGGACAGACGGTGTATCTGTCGGCGACCCCGGGCTCCTATGAGCTCAGTCAAGTCGGTGGTGAGGTGGTCGAGCAGGTCATTCGCCCGACCGGCCTCGTCGACCCCCAGGTGATCGTCAAACCGACCAAGGGTCAGATCGACGACCTGATCGGGGAGATCCGGGAACGCGCCGAGCGGGATGAGCGCGTCCTGGTGACCACGCTGACCAAGAAGATGGCCGAAGACCTCACCGACTACTTGCTGGAGATGGGCATCCGGGTGCGCTACCTGCACTCCGAGGTCGACACCCTGCGGCGGGTCGAGCTGCTGCGGCAGCTGCGCCTGGGTGACTACGACGTGCTGATCGGTATCAACCTGCTTCGTGAGGGTCTCGACCTGCCCGAGGTGTCGTTGGTGGCGATCCTCGACGCCGACAAGGAAGGCTTCCTGCGGTCGCCGCGCAGCCTTATCCAGACCATCGGCCGCGCCGCCCGTAACGTCTCCGGCGAGGTGCACATGTACGCCGACAAGATGACCGACTCGATGAAAGAAGCCATCGACGAGACGGACCGTCGCCGTGCCAAGCAGATCGCCTACAACAAGGCCCATGGTGTAGACCCTCAGCCACTGCGCAAGAAAATCGCCGACATCCTCGACCAGGTGTACCGCGAGGCTGACGACACCGAAACGGTGGAAATCGGTGGCTCCGGGCGTAATTCGTCTCGGGGCAGGCGTGCCCAGGGTGAACCGGGGCGTGCTGTTAGTGCCGGAGTCTTCGAGGGCCGCGACACCAAGAGTATGCCGCGCGCTGAGCTCGCCGATCTCATCAAGGACATGACCGAGCAGATGATGGCGGCGGCACGTGATCTGAAGTTCGAACTTGCCGGACGGATCCGCGATGAGATCGCCGACCTGAAGAAGGAACTACGTGGGATGGACGCCGCAGGGGTGAAATAACCAGTCGCGGGCTGGTTGATCTCAACTGCGGTTGAGCTCGTACGGTGGGGCAGTGGCCTCTGGCGTGACGACGGGCACCGCGACGTGGCGTGCCCTGCTCGGTTCCCGGTACCTGGGTACCTCGACGGTGCTGGCCGGCGGCGTCGGGTTGTACGCCACCAACGAGTTCATCACGATCAGCCTGCTGCCCAGCGCCGTGGCCGATATCGGTGGCCAGCGGTTGTACGCCTGGGTGACCACCGTGTATCTCGTCGCGTCCGTGGTGGCCGCGACCACCGTGAATCCCATTGTGACGCGGCTGGGTCCGCGTTGGGCGTATCTGAACGCCATGGCTGTCTTCGCCGCCGGCACCGTTGCGTGCTCCCTGGCGCCGACGATGGAGATGCTGCTGCTCGGCCGCACGGTGCAAGGTCTGGGTGGCGGGGTGCTCGCCGGACTGGGCTACGCGGTGATCAATGCCGCGCTGCCGCCCGAGCTGTGGACCAAAGCCTCGGCCCTGGTGTCCGCGATGTGGGGTGTCGGCACCGTGGTCGGCCCCGCGGCGGGCGGTCTATTTGCGCAATACGGCATGTGGCGCTGGGCATTTGGGGCGCTGGTGATCGCCACCGCGGTGATGGCAGTTCTGGTGCCGTTCTCGCTGCCCGCCCGCGAGCGTGGCGGCGTTGTGCCGTTCCGCATCCCGATCGGGTCTCTGTTGTTGCTCGGTACGGCCGCCTTGTCGGTAAGCGTGGCCGGGATCCCCCGACATGCGGTGCTGACTGCTGTGCTCCTGGCGGCCGGCGTGGCACTTGCCGGGCTGTTCCTGCTCATCGACCGACGGGCGAAGGTCGCGGTGTTGCCGCCCAGCACTTTTGGCTCCGGGCCATTGAAATGGATCTACCTGACCTTGGGTCTGTTGATGGCCTCGACCATGGTGGATATGTATGTGCCGCTGTTCGGGCAGCGGCTCGCGCATTTGGTGCCGGTGGTCGCGGGCTTCCTCGGGGTGGTGCTGTCGGTGGGCTGGACGGTCGGGGAGCTCAGCAGCGCATCGCTGCGGTCGGTCGCGGTGACGGTGCGCGTGGTGGCGGTGGCACCGTTGGTGATGGCGGTTGGTCTCGGCGTGGCCGCGGTCAGCCAGGTCGACGATGCGTCGCGCTGGTCGGTAGCGGTCTGGTCGGCGGCGTTACTGGTGACCGGCGTCGGGATCGGCATGGCCTGGCCGCATCTGTCGGCGTGGGCGATGGGCAGTGTGCGCGACCCGGGGGAAGGGGCTGCGGCGGCCGCGGCGATCAACACCGTGCAGCTCATCTGCGGAGCATTCGGCGCGGGACTGGCGGGCGTGGTGGTCAACATGAGCGACCGTGGTGATGCCACCGCCGCCCGGTGGATGTTCGGGGTGTTCGCCGTGTTGGCCGTCGTCGGTGTGCTGGCGTCCTACCGGGCCGGCCGTGGCCGCGTGCCGTCAATCCATCCGCTGCGATCAGGCTGATTCAAACCGTCGACCTGTATGGCTTTGGTTGGCATTCTGGGTATCAGTGCGGGTGTGGCCGAGTGGCTAGGCACCGGCCTGCAAAGCCGTTTACACGGGTTCGAATCCCGTCATCCGCTCGCACTGGTGTGACTGGTAGAGTCGCTTTCGGAGTCATCCGGAGGCGGCTTTCCGGTTTCCTGTCTGCACGATTACCTCACCGAGCACCCACGCGCCGATGACCCGCAAGCGCCCTTATTCCCCGATATGCGGCTGACGCCGGTCAAGCCCACCGGTATCGCTGCCGAGCCAGCGACCGAGGCACCCGCCAATGGCTCACCGGATACGCTGCCGCCGAGCTGGCGCACGGTCGCTGGTCGGCAGACAAAGACGCTAAGTGCGCTTCCGGTGGCCGAGGCGCAATCTCGACTGGAGGGCACCGTTGCGGCACCTGACGCTACGTGAGCTTGTGCGTGGCAGCGGGGATTAAGCCACTCGATATCTCGCGGTTCGCAGGTCATTCGAAGGTGACGACCACGCTCAAATCTATGCGCACCTGTTCGAAGATGACCACGCTGACGCTATGGCCGCGCTCGGTGCGATGAGCACACCACATGCCCTGGCGGGAGATTCCGTAGGAAATGTGATCCCGCTGCGGGGGTAGTCAGCTCATAGGTCGATTTAGAGTAATCTCACCGATTGGCTGATATTCGAGCGCCAGATTTGAAACCCATACCTCGAATTCCTCGATACTTTGGGACTGAATTACTTGTCGCTGGACCGCGCCGAGCATTAGTGTTTTGAATTCTCTATTCTTTGCGTATGCTTGCCATCCAAGGATGACTAGGGCAACACCCCCTACTGACCACAATGGGGAATGGTTAGCAATTAGAAATATCAGGACTGCAGTTAGTGGCAAGAGGATTCCATATCGGAGCTGACTCTCGGCCTTCAGCCGATCGGCTTCGCTGAATGCTGCTTGATCCTTACCAATCAGGAGAGTTGCAGGCATGGCGAGTTCAATGTCCAATCCTCGTTGTGCCTCGGTAGCCCGCATTCGCAGATTTCTGAAGAATCTATCGCGCTCTTTTTTGTTCTTCAAAAAGACCATATTTCGATTCTCTGCGACCGCTCTGCGGTAGAGCTTTGTTATCTGAGAGTTTTCGATATTGCTCGGTATTTCCATTTCTGGCTCTAACTCTGATCTCACGGAATCTGAGTTCCGCACCAACCGGAGGTGCTTTCGAAGTTCAACCATCCGGTCAATCATACGTTCAAGAGCTGTAGAGAAAGTCTGAGAGATTGAGCCAATCAAGTAAGCGCCGAAGCTAATTCCTACACTAACCCAGATCGGGCCAGCGGACTTTCCGAGGTCGTAGATTGCAACCGCTACGGCATTAGTCGGCCGGTCCGTAATTTCTGGCTTTAACATTACTAAGAACAGCAGCCAAAGGTAACCGGCAGCGAGTGGAGCGCGCAAGTCTCGAAAACCTGGCAGCGCTGACGCGAGAATTTGCACGATGTCTATAGCCTCTCAAAGGCTCGCAGAAGACTACTTGGGCGGTTCGATGGCAGGTGGTGTTCCATCAGGAAGTGAAGACGGTAAGCCGTGGCTTGTACCGCCTACAGCTCGATATACGGCGAAGGGAACCACCGAGAAGCTAAGGCCGGTCGGGAGATCGATGAACCCAAAATCTCCTGCTTTTTGGAGGAATCCACCAATCATCTTGACGGCGCTCGAACGGCTGAAATTTCCTAAATTTTCAAATGGATCAGCAGCCTCGCCCTCTTCCCCAATATGGCCAACAGTGCCAACCACAGTCCATTCTTGCGGCTTAAATCCGTATCGTGAAAACAATACTTCGGGAGTTGAGTCCAAGAATCTACGCCCTGTTTCGAGGCGCGCAGTTATGATGGGTCCGCTGTCGTCTGCCGGAGTGAAATGTAAGTGAACCCCGTCGCTAAACATTCCCCGTACGAATCTGACCATGCCGATCATAAAATCGCGTGATCCTAGTTGCGGGATGTTTTCTGGAAGAGCGAACAAAACATCCTCAGGGGAGGCATTTCCAGGAATAGGTTTGGCAGCTGCTTTGGGACGCGCTTTTCCGGATTGTCGATTCTTCCCGGAAGTGGGCAGGGTTGAGTCTGGCTCTACCAGTCCATGTTGCATATCTTGCAGACCGGTGGCTGCGGTCGCAATTCCAAGCATTGCGTGTGACAGCTGTTCTGGGTGAAAGAGCCGCCCAGGCGCCGTTATTCGGATTACAGTGCCGGGCTGAATTTGATCGCGGATGGCCTTCAGCCCTTCAACGGTTCTAATTTCTTCTGAGATATCACTAAGTACGGAGAGCGATTCAAGCTCTTCTTCTAAAATCTTAAAGAGGACATCACCAAGACTTTTTTCTAGAGAGGATTCGGCGCTTGACTTTCCTCCGAATTCACCCACAAGGTTGTTCTTGAGACCAGCTGCTTTTTCTTTTCGTTCGATCTTGTTGCTGGTCTCGGGAACGCCATCTTGAATTTGTGACAGAAT
Proteins encoded:
- the coaE gene encoding dephospho-CoA kinase — encoded protein: MLRIGLTGGIGAGKSTVSATFSECGGIIVDGDVIAREVVEPGTPGLAQLVDAFGEDILQADGALNRPALAAVAFSDDEKRKTLNSIVHPLVGHRRSELIAAASDDAVIVEDIPLLVESQMAPMFPLVIVVDADQELRVRRLIEYRGFSEEDARARIKAQATEEQRRAVADVWLDNSGTAGALVEKARELWYQRIVPFAHNVQQREPAQVTPRLVPYDPTWPDQAKRVLARLNTACGHRARRIDHIGSTAVPGLDAKDVLDIQVTVDSLDIADELSEALLTAGYPRIESVTEDVAKPVGRSTVAEFDHVTDERFWRKRIHASADPGRPTNVHIRVDGWPNQQFALLFTDWVGADPGVQEDYVALKLRVSAAGHHDTGAYADAKEPWFLDAYGRAWEWADTTGWRP
- a CDS encoding DUF402 domain-containing protein codes for the protein MHAPKHETFDLAAHTNTDPKGFVRDVDVYLREPWGLYMARPAPGRAQFHYLQSWLLPSLGLRATVFHWNPGHEREQDFYLDVVRIAVDGDIWRTVDHYIDLVVHAGAHTAVIDVDELLEAHKVGLITDKTAQEAFAVAFAAVDGLARHSHDLHAWLGSNGMNLSWR
- the uvrB gene encoding excinuclease ABC subunit UvrB yields the protein MAFATEHPVLAHSEHRPVEDMVRAGGRFEVVSEYSPAGDQPAAINDLERRIRAGERDVVLLGATGTGKSATTAWLIERLQRPTLVMAPNKTLAAQLANELREMLPHNAVEYFVSYYDYYQPEAYIAQTDTYIEKDSSINDDVERLRHSATSSLLSRRDVVVVASVSCIYGLGTPQSYLDRSVELKVGDEVPRDALLRLLVDVQYTRNDMAFTRGTFRVRGDTVEIIPSYEELAVRIEYFGDEIEALYYMHPLTGDVVRKVDSLRIFPATHYVAGPERMAQAISSIEKELEERLAELEGQGKLLEAQRLRMRTNYDIEMMRQVGFCSGIENYSRHIDGRGPGTAPATLIDYFPEDFLMVIDESHVTVPQIGGMYEGDMSRKRNLVDFGFRLPSAVDNRPLTWEEFADRIGQTVYLSATPGSYELSQVGGEVVEQVIRPTGLVDPQVIVKPTKGQIDDLIGEIRERAERDERVLVTTLTKKMAEDLTDYLLEMGIRVRYLHSEVDTLRRVELLRQLRLGDYDVLIGINLLREGLDLPEVSLVAILDADKEGFLRSPRSLIQTIGRAARNVSGEVHMYADKMTDSMKEAIDETDRRRAKQIAYNKAHGVDPQPLRKKIADILDQVYREADDTETVEIGGSGRNSSRGRRAQGEPGRAVSAGVFEGRDTKSMPRAELADLIKDMTEQMMAAARDLKFELAGRIRDEIADLKKELRGMDAAGVK
- a CDS encoding MFS transporter; translation: MASGVTTGTATWRALLGSRYLGTSTVLAGGVGLYATNEFITISLLPSAVADIGGQRLYAWVTTVYLVASVVAATTVNPIVTRLGPRWAYLNAMAVFAAGTVACSLAPTMEMLLLGRTVQGLGGGVLAGLGYAVINAALPPELWTKASALVSAMWGVGTVVGPAAGGLFAQYGMWRWAFGALVIATAVMAVLVPFSLPARERGGVVPFRIPIGSLLLLGTAALSVSVAGIPRHAVLTAVLLAAGVALAGLFLLIDRRAKVAVLPPSTFGSGPLKWIYLTLGLLMASTMVDMYVPLFGQRLAHLVPVVAGFLGVVLSVGWTVGELSSASLRSVAVTVRVVAVAPLVMAVGLGVAAVSQVDDASRWSVAVWSAALLVTGVGIGMAWPHLSAWAMGSVRDPGEGAAAAAAINTVQLICGAFGAGLAGVVVNMSDRGDATAARWMFGVFAVLAVVGVLASYRAGRGRVPSIHPLRSG
- a CDS encoding DUF6414 family protein codes for the protein MFLREYLYVDVDKVRGILSQIQDGVPETSNKIERKEKAAGLKNNLVGEFGGKSSAESSLEKSLGDVLFKILEEELESLSVLSDISEEIRTVEGLKAIRDQIQPGTVIRITAPGRLFHPEQLSHAMLGIATAATGLQDMQHGLVEPDSTLPTSGKNRQSGKARPKAAAKPIPGNASPEDVLFALPENIPQLGSRDFMIGMVRFVRGMFSDGVHLHFTPADDSGPIITARLETGRRFLDSTPEVLFSRYGFKPQEWTVVGTVGHIGEEGEAADPFENLGNFSRSSAVKMIGGFLQKAGDFGFIDLPTGLSFSVVPFAVYRAVGGTSHGLPSSLPDGTPPAIEPPK